A genomic region of Nymphaea colorata isolate Beijing-Zhang1983 chromosome 2, ASM883128v2, whole genome shotgun sequence contains the following coding sequences:
- the LOC116249332 gene encoding uncharacterized protein LOC116249332 translates to MGSDSDTAVMKDAAMVLESFNVPYEISIVSAHRTSERMFSYALHAQERGIRVIIAGAGGAAHLPGMVASLTSLPVIGVPVKTSSLDGQDSLLSILQMPKGVPVATVAIQHDTNAACLFLDILMVLYLSSVFRMTSYLDEMREMVSSRAEKLEKEG, encoded by the exons ATGGGCTCTGATTCAGATACAGCTGTCATGAAGGATGCTGCAATGGTCTTGGAGTCCTTTAACGTGCCTTATGAG ATATCAATTGTTTCAGCTCATCGAACCTCTGAAAGAATGTTTTCTTATGCATTGCATGCTCAGGAGCGAGGTATTCGGGTCATCATTGCAGGTGCTGGTGGTGCTGCCCACTTACCAG GTATGGTGGCCTCGCTGACATCCTTGCCTGTTATTGGGGTTCCAGTGAAAACTTCTTCTTTGGATGGACAAGACTCACTTTTGTCGATTCTACAG ATGCCGAAAGGAGTTCCAGTTGCCACCGTAGCCATCCAACATGATACAAATGCAG CATGTCTATTCCTTGATATCCTAATGGTCTTGTATCTATCTTCTGTATTCAGAATGACCAGTTATCTGGATGAAATGAGAGAAATGGTGTCGTCAAGGGCTGAAAAACTAGAGAAAGAAGGGTAG